GTACAGCTAGACCTCTCTATAACAACTTGTTACTGTTTCACTTAGATTAGGTAGTGTGTTTCTGAATTTATTATGTAGTGGAATGGAATGGGTCCAAATAGGCAGAATGAACATGGAAGGTTTCATATAGCCAATCCCAACTAGTTTGGGATTCAGGTgtatttgattgattgatttggTTTTTGGATAAGTTCTGATACAGGTATGGTAAATCGGGAAAAActatttcaagtatgattttatcCAGATAAGTATTTTTTCCTATATGCTCCTAGGGCTTTGGTTCTACAGTAAAGGTAGTGTAGAGTGCATGACGTGTGGTATGGGCACATCACGTGTTCGCGTCAACATTGGTAAATCAAATCTGGCATTTGTGGTAAGAAGCATAGAGGGGCGATTACATTATCATTGAGTTTCAAAACTGaaatcaatggatttttcaattattaaaaagtatttttcctAAATGATTTATTTGTAGTGATACAGGTTCTGCATTTATGCTACTCTTCCATCTAAGATGTAGTTGTATCTTAAAATGTAAGGCGTTATAGAAAATAATTTGAGCGTAGGAAAGCAGGAAAGCTAAAATGTCAAGATGTGTTCTGAGGTCTATATTTTGGTGCGCTCTGTTTGTTAGGTCAGACTCATTATAGTTGTTTATTGTAGTGGTTTGTTTCATAGGAAAAGATTGTGAAACTTACGATTTGTTTTAAAGGTTTTAGTAGTGATAAATTGGACTTAATTGCAGATAGCAAGTGGTTATGCTGAAGGAAGCATTAGAATCTGGGATTCCGAGAAAGGGATATGTGAAACCACGCTGAATGGGCATAAAGGTGCTGTGACAGCCCTTCGATATAATAAGCTTGGATCATTACTAGCATCAGGAAGCAAAGATAATGATGTTATTTTATGGGATGTGGTGGGTGAGACTGGCTTGTTCCGCCTTCGAGGACATCGTGATCAGGTTCATACTATCTTTAAACTAGGCATAGCGTACTTCCATTTCTGACTTCATATATTACCAGTGAATTTCTAATTTTGTTTCATTGTCATCTGTGTTGCAGGTTACAGATCTTGTTTTTTTAGATTCTGGCAAAAAACTGGTCACGGCTTCTAAGGACAAGTTTTTGAGGGTGTGGGATCTTGATACTCAACATTGCATGCAGATAATAAGTGGTCATCATAGTGAAATATGGTCCATAGATATTGACCCTGAGGAAAGATATCTGGTCACCGGTTCTGCTGACCCTGAACTTCGTTTTTACACGATAAAGCATGAGTTAAGTGATGGACAATTGATTGCTAACAAAAGCGAAACAGATGCAAACAAGGAATTGCCTACTGAAAACAAATGGGAAGTACTGATTTCATTTGGTGAAATTCAGCGCCAAAGCAAGGATAGAGTTGCAACAGTGAGGTTTAACAAGTCTGGAAACCTGCTGGCTTGTCAAGTTGCAGGGAAGACAGTGGAAATATTCCGTGTGCTGGATGAGTCTGAATCTAAACGCAAAGCGAAAAGAAGAATCAGTagaaagaaggagaagaaagCTGCCAAAGAAGGCCTTGAGGCAATGGAAAAAGGAGAGGCAGATGTTGGAGCTGAAGGAGGCAGCAATCCTGTTGTTACAGTCCTGGATATCTTCAAGCTTCATCAGACCCTATGGGCTGGAAAGAAGATCTCCTCAATTTCTTTCTCCCCAGTTACTTCAAAGAATTCACTGGCTACCTTAGCTTTGTCtttgaataataatttattGGAATTTCATGCTATAGAAAGCAATTCAACTAGTAAATTGAGTGTTATTGAGCTTCAGGGGCATCGCGCTGATGTCAGAAGTGTTACTCTCAGCTCagataacactcttttgatgtCAACTAGTCACAGTGCAATTAAAATATGGAACCCTACTTCTGGTTCTTGCCTCCGCACAATTGATTCAGGATATGGTCTCTGTGGACTCTTTGTTCCAGGTAACAAGTATGCGGTTGTTGGTACAAAGGGTGGGACCCTGGAATTTATTGACGTTAGAAGTGGTACTTGTGTGGAAGTAGTGGAAGCCCATGGTGGTGCTGTTCAGTCTATTGCTTTAACTCCAGATGGGACAGGTTTTCTCACTGGCAGTGCCGATCACGACATTAAATTCTGGGAATTTCAAATGGTGCAAAAGGCTGGTGAAGTGCGTAATTCGACTTTGCTATCTAAATTACTCTGCACCTCCATCTTTCTTGACAGTGTAGTGCTGTTAACTGCACTTTGCTTCCAAATGTTGGGATTTCATGTTGTTGGATGGTTTAGGAGAGGGATCCTTGGATTCCTATGAAAAAGATATTTAGTGAAAAAGATTATTTACACTTAACCACATGTACTAATATAATTGCTAACAGCTATAATGGTGCTGTTATACTTATTTAAAAAGAGGCCTATAATAGTGCTTTTAAACAAAAGAAATAGTAGCATAGAATAGCTGATTCCTGTACTTCAGTAATTCTATGGAAGTGATCAGCATACTGAGGATCTCACCTGAATAGGAATTTATCTAATATAAAATATGTCAAATCCTTGATATGAAATTGGATTGAattctcattttcaaaataaaaaataaaaaatcggATTGAATTCTTACGACCTCGCTTTTGGCTTTTGACATGCACTAGTTTCTGCTGGGATAAAAGAACCTCTATTCCTGCTGGTGAATAATGATGGGCTCTCTTTATCTACATACAGGGGTCTAAGCATTTAACTGCATCTCCTGCAAGGAGCTTAAAAATGAATGATGATGTTCTAGTTGTTGCTGCGAGCCCTGATGGTAGATTTATTGCTGTTGCCTTGTTGGATAATACAGTAAAGGTAACAGTCTAACTTGTTTGAATTGTCTATGTTTTGATTTCTGAAGAACGACTTTAAAGTTAGACATTCTCATCTCTTGGGACTTGAAGTATTCATTATGAAAGTATTTGTGAAATTATCTGATCAAATCTCTTGGCTCCTTTTTTTGGAGTTTGTAATTACTCTTCACTCCTGGTGTTGATTTTTGCTATATATACAAGTTGTTACCTTttcaaaaatgaagaagatggtGGGTGGAAATATTATTTGGTACTTATGTTTTGAGAAACAAATGCTGCTTGTCGTATCAGTTTTTTAAGGCCTTGCAATTGTGCTGTTCACCATCTATCTTTCCATTCAATTTTGAGTTTAATTTTGATCATTTGCTTGCTCATTGCTTCCTATTTACCATATGTTTATTTGTGATGCTTTACGAGCTACCTCTAAGCTtatgaatagaaaaaaaacatttttcattGGTTACACTTAGTAATTGACTAATTTCCCATGTGACCTATAGGTCAGGGGTTTAAGCTATGGAAGTAGCCACTTATGCTTGCATTAGGGTAGATTGTCTACATCACATCCCTTGGGGTGCATCCCTTCCCTATACCATTCTAACGCAGAATGCGTTGTGCATCGGGTCCCCCCCCCCTTTTCCCCTCAACATTTAGTAATTTCCCAATGCTTTTTTGTTATGATCCCCTTATATGGATCTAGTTATGGGACACTGCAAGATGAAATCAGATGTTTTTTTATACAACCTATGGTGCTGGTTCGCTAAGAGAGAACCTACAATTTCTTGAGTTAAAGTACTCAAAGATGGAATAATTTTCTGCTAAGATTTCACGGAATAAACATAGTTTAGATACAATACTGATAAGATAGCAGCCCCCATAAACTAGGACATGGTTTCCTAACATTACTGGAATGAGAAACTGCAAATAACTACTACTGTAAACAGTTGGGAGACCAAGGAGTGCTAAAATTTAGCCTTTCATCTTGATGAAGGATATATTTGATCTTTTATCGTAGAGCTCATTGTTGGTGTGAGCTACGTTTGTTGGTGATGCTGAAAGCAGGAAACTGTTACACATTGAAGTAGGATCTGAAAGTAATAGAAGAAGATCAGAACTTCTCAAGCAAAATCAAACAATGATTTTTCTGGTTATAGTGTTACACTAGTAAGCTGAACAGAAAAAACTGAGGTTTAGCCCTTAGGGTCCTTAGAAAAATCAACCTACTTCCTAATACATCTTGTTCTCAAACTTAGACCCATTTGAACAGCCTGGAAAAGGTTTGAGACTGAGACAAGATCCTAAAATCAGCTACCGAATTTTCTGTCTTGCTTGAATTCTAGGTTGTTTTCATTACACTGTTGAAACTTTTAAATCAGATTGTTTTTCTGTTGCATCATTGTTTTTTGTAGTCTGCTGAATgcttttatgttttatttcatGTCAAGACTCTTTTTTCTGTCTGTTCTTATTTAGACCTAATACTTATGATGTCCATATGTTTTCAGGTCTTCTATATGGATTCACTCAAGTTCTTTCTATCACTCTATGGGCATAATCTGCCTGTATTGTGTATGGATATTTCTTCAGATGGGGATCTGCTTGTCACTGGCTCTGCGGACAAAAATGTGAAGATTTGGGGTCTAGTTTTCGGGGATTGTCATAAGTCACTTTTTGCGCATGCTGATAGGTGCTTTGGTTACAACATTAAGTAATCTAGTATTCAACTATGTAACATTTAGCAATTAACAAATGCTGATACTCTCTTTTCATGGCAGTATTATGGGAGTTAAGTTTGTGCGCAACACCCATTACTTTTTTACTGTGGGGAAAGATCGCCTGGTGAAGTATTGGGATGCTGACAAGTCTGAGTTGCTTTTAACCCTTGAAGGTCACCACGCGGAAGTTTGGTGTCTTGCTATGAGCAACCATGGTGATTTTATTGTTACAGGATCTCATGATCGGTCAATACGCCGTTGGGATCGTACTGAAGAACCATTTTTTATTGAGGTATTCTGTATTAATGTCTTTAAATACTGCATCAATTATAGACAGTTCAATTAAGTAATTAGAAGTTTGCTATTTGGATTTGcaggaagagaaagaaaagagattGGAAGAGATGTTTGAATCAGACATTGACAATGCATTTGAGAATAAGTATGGACCAAAGGAAGAACTTCCAGAGGAGGGAGCTGTGGCATTAGCAGGGAAAAAGACTCAAGAAACTCTTACTGCCACAGATTCCATCATTGAAGCACTGGACATGGCAAATGCGGAACTGAAGCGAATTGCTGAACATGAGGTTTCCTTTCTTCTTACCCCTGGAAGCATCTTCTTACTGTTCTTCCTTCATTGGAATAAGAATTAGAAGAATGAAATTAAATTGTAGTGGTTTTAGGTTTGATGTTTTCTTTTTGTATAGACTTAGCCTACTTAATACAACAATCATAAAATGATTTTGGATTatccaaaatattttcagtGTAACTTATGAACAAGATTTTGATAAAGAAAGTGACTAAATAAAGGTTGTCAAAGAGGTGGTTATCTTATctaaatatatgtatctttTCCTTGCTTTGTCTTCTTCTTTGGAGCTGGGTAACTGGATGTGGTGGGTAATAAGTAGCtagttaattattatatttattaaaaaagaaattattataaaaaattttgACTTGGTAATTTCTTGAATGGCGAATACTATATTTACATGTAGGAGGACAAATCAAAGGGCAGAGTTTCAGAATTCAGGTCGAATATTCTCATGCTTGGGCTTTCTCCTTCTGATTATGTTCTTCGTGCATTGTCTAGTGTTCATACTAATGATCTGGAGCAAACGTTGATGGTAAGTGATTATTTTGAAGATTTCTTTTAATTaggaaagttttttttttttagtaattacTTCCTGACCTGAAAATGTTATTTAACTGTTTCAATTCAAATGTCATCATTACAATTCCATACACTCGAGTTTAAATCTTTGACCATGCATATTTTATTGTACTTAAGTTGGCAAATTGCTACCAGGGATTGTGGCCCCCAGTTAGGTTTATTTTTGATAATGGGAAGCTTATTGGTACGTCCCATTTAACTTCTGATGGTACACAATTAATGATAAACCGTCCTTTTGAGGGTGGTGAAATTAATCTGAAACTAGCCCAAATGGAAATCATAACTTCAATCTCAGAGGGTTTTAAGGATTGTTATCAGCACTTCAACTAAACGTCCGCCTTAACTGTCAAATGACTTAAAAACAGATCGGACCCTTCTTTCTGGTGGTGTAGATTAGACCATTAGATGATGGATATGCATGATAGTTGTTACTAGATATAACAACACACCTAGTGAAATTCCACTAAGTGGGGTcctgggagggtagagtgtacgcagaccttaccactacctcgtggaggtagagaggctgttcCCGAAAAACCCTCGGCTCAGTTGTTACTAGATATAATCAAGTAATAATCGAACTTCCTGCTTTGAGTATGGACACTAGTATGTTTTTGTTCCTGGAGCCTATCTGTGGTTGAAATGGAGTCAATTGGATGCGTAAGGTTGTGTGGCATCTTTGGCACAAAACTTAACTGAGTTTACATGGTTGTGTGGTTTGCTCAAAATTCATATCGTGTCTTGAATCCATCTGCTTGGAAGGCATCCAAAAATTACCTTATGTGGCCATTCTTACATCATGTGTTACCCAGGGAAAAAAACTACCCCCAATATTTTCCTATCTTATATTATCTAGTGTCTTGTTGAATGACATCTTTGAAAAACACAACTTTACTTTATTCTTGCTCAAATGCTTGAGATGAGGGTCACTCCAATAATGTGTTACCTACTCAATTCCagaaaattcataattcaatttacCAAGCTTTACACATTAACATTTGGTTATCTCTTTGGATTTGTCTGttcaattgagtttaaatggTCTGTATCCTGTCAATTTTGATTTTgtcttatatatatgattatattttaaataatccTTGCAGGCCTTACCCTTTTCTGATGCTTTGGACCTCTTGTCGTACCTTGAGAGTTGGACCTCTGCAAAAGATaaggttaatattttttttcaaggaGATGTAAAGTTTGTTGCATCTATTTATATTATAAAGCACAAATACTGTGtttgagcttttgaaaacaaagaaattgaatAGAATCTCTCACTTTAAGGTCAATCTCTAGAAGAGTGGAGAATCCGAAATTTCAGTAGCAATCAacaattttctttttctgtttttttcCCCCGTAAAGTAAGGCAATCAGCAATCAGCAAATTTTTGCATGTCAACCTCAACTAGGTAGTATTATGTCTCTGGACTTGTAATCGTACAAAGTATGCTTTGCTTGAATGAAGTTCTTGTCTTGTGTTGTTTACAAGCTATGTTCAATCTTGAATTTTACAGTAGTTATCCTTCTACTGTTCTTGCAGTTGGAGCTTGTTTGTAGGGTAGCAGTAGTGCTAGTGCAACTTCATCATCACCAATTGGTTTCAACTGTCTCCGCCAGACCCCTCATTACCCGTCTAGGTGACATTCTTCCTGCAAAAGCCAAAGTAAGTTTGATGAACACATTTGCTATGACTTTTTGAGAGATTTTAGTAAAGTTGAAGATGTtccttgtttttttcttttacgaAATTTGAAACTATTCAACCATGTCTCCATGACTTTCACTACCTGCACACCTCACCCCATTCTATTATCGCTGTATAAATTAAGCTTGTAAATGCAGAACCACTGACATAGGGGATTCCATTTTTTGACATGAATTCTATCACAGGAATGCAAAGATACTATCGGCTTCAACCTTGCTGGAATGGATCATTCCGAGGTAGGTCCTTtgctattttgatttttgtcaGCCTCATTTCGAAGTTCAGAAAGATGTGAATAGACTATTTCTGTTTTCCTCAGCAATTGAAGTCTTTGCGGTCGGATGCTGTATTTCGAGATGAAAAGACTAAATTATTGGAGATACGCTCACACAATGCGAAACGTACTGAAGAAAGGGAGGAtacaaaacaagaaaagaagagaaagaagaaacaaaagaagTCGGATGGAGGACATGTTTGGTCATGACTAATAACCTCAACTACACTTGTACCTTTCTATATGCCTTCACTTCTTAGTGTTCCATCTGGAGGGGAGGGGTGGGGGTAAAAATTTTGGTCATACAACTTCAGCAAGTATGGTTAAAActttgatataaaatttgtatataattttgtTATTGAGTTGTAAAGACACTTGTACTTGGGTTTGACACACTAGAGTCGATGGTTTTTCGAaaacctctctaccttcacgatgtagtggtaaggtctgcgtaggCTCTACCCTCCCAAGATCCTAcatagtgggatttcactgggtatttTTGTAGCCCTAACTAGCATGTGCTTCATTATTACCAATCATATTGAATTGCAACATGATGagttttaatttcttaaatGACAACAGCTTTGTACTGATAACTCTTTCTCCTTGCTGCCTGAAAATAGAGCATTCAAATGGTCAAATTTAGAAGATAAATTTGGATTTTAAGTATTAACCTGTGATTTTTGAAAGTACATTGCATGTATTTTTAGTAATTGTGGAAAACTTCTTCtcatatattttatgatttccAATTAGGTTACTTGTACCGTTGTCTTAGATATTTTACTATTACTCGAGCATATTGGTTCGCTACCAAGTTTTAGAATGTATAAATAGGGCTAAGTACACCTCGTAAAGTATCACCAACGAATGTAGTATTAGAAGCATCGTCTAAAGTGacattcattattttattagatatttcaaaaaaaaattgtaactcctataatagtttgAGCAATATAAGCATCGATTTTTGAAACTTCACAACTTTTGTAACCCAAAATACgtttttgtaaatttaaattttcatcaATTCAATGACCGATAATTGTAAAATAATCATTACCAATGTTGGCTTGATAATCAAAAACGACCTTTTTAATAgtgtttcttgaaaaatcattaAACGAAGGATTATATACTAATCTAATACAATGAACAAGATCAGGATTTTCACCAAAACTAAAAGGTAATTCAGTAATAGCAATCATTTTAGCCAATTCTTCTAAATCTCTTTCTTTACTATATGAACGTTGTGTACTAGGGCCAGAAAAATTAGAAGGGTTTAATGTCGATTGAACCATGTTAGAGCTCCCTACTCCCACAGATGCATCAGGAAGGGGCGTACCATTATTTATTGCATCCGCTATCGCGTTAGCTTTCAAAAATTCTCTTTTACAACAACCCATCAAATGATTTCGTAAATGCCCTAAAATACCGGTCCGGTCCGTCCCGGTGTGTATCGGACCAAAACTGAAATTACGGTAATTATCGATCCATACCGGTACTGATATGGTCCGGTTCCGGACGGAACCATCATTTTCATGGCTGATTCCGATCCTGTTTCAATAGATATCAGTCCGATTGTCCCAGTTTCGATACTACTCCCATCCTTATCGTTAAGTGAAACGTTATTTATGGTCTTTTTTAAATAACAACAAAGATATATTTGatctcaaaaataattaaaagatataTTTGAGCTATTTTGAACCGTTGAAAGCCTTTTacatggaaaaaaaaagaagagaacagTAGCGCTTAAACCCTAGCTTTGATACCACATCCACATCCACACCATTGCTGAAGAAAAACGAAGGAAACACAGTAACCAATGGTGAAGGC
The sequence above is a segment of the Solanum dulcamara chromosome 11, daSolDulc1.2, whole genome shotgun sequence genome. Coding sequences within it:
- the LOC129872851 gene encoding uncharacterized protein LOC129872851, translating into MVKAYLRYEPAASFGVIVSGESNIAYDSSGKHLLAAALEKIGIWHVRQGLCTKTLAPLPSSNSKGPSLAVTSIASSSSSHIASGYAEGSIRIWDSEKGICETTLNGHKGAVTALRYNKLGSLLASGSKDNDVILWDVVGETGLFRLRGHRDQVTDLVFLDSGKKLVTASKDKFLRVWDLDTQHCMQIISGHHSEIWSIDIDPEERYLVTGSADPELRFYTIKHELSDGQLIANKSETDANKELPTENKWEVLISFGEIQRQSKDRVATVRFNKSGNLLACQVAGKTVEIFRVLDESESKRKAKRRISRKKEKKAAKEGLEAMEKGEADVGAEGGSNPVVTVLDIFKLHQTLWAGKKISSISFSPVTSKNSLATLALSLNNNLLEFHAIESNSTSKLSVIELQGHRADVRSVTLSSDNTLLMSTSHSAIKIWNPTSGSCLRTIDSGYGLCGLFVPGNKYAVVGTKGGTLEFIDVRSGTCVEVVEAHGGAVQSIALTPDGTGFLTGSADHDIKFWEFQMVQKAGEGSKHLTASPARSLKMNDDVLVVAASPDGRFIAVALLDNTVKVFYMDSLKFFLSLYGHNLPVLCMDISSDGDLLVTGSADKNVKIWGLVFGDCHKSLFAHADSIMGVKFVRNTHYFFTVGKDRLVKYWDADKSELLLTLEGHHAEVWCLAMSNHGDFIVTGSHDRSIRRWDRTEEPFFIEEEKEKRLEEMFESDIDNAFENKYGPKEELPEEGAVALAGKKTQETLTATDSIIEALDMANAELKRIAEHEEDKSKGRVSEFRSNILMLGLSPSDYVLRALSSVHTNDLEQTLMALPFSDALDLLSYLESWTSAKDKLELVCRVAVVLVQLHHHQLVSTVSARPLITRLGDILPAKAKECKDTIGFNLAGMDHSEQLKSLRSDAVFRDEKTKLLEIRSHNAKRTEEREDTKQEKKRKKKQKKSDGGHVWS